The proteins below are encoded in one region of Ornithinimicrobium avium:
- a CDS encoding DNA glycosylase AlkZ-like family protein gives MRAHGLGTQRCLADYFRLRGPRVGRGLAQLEAREEAEQVRVPGWTDRPVWRQVGARVPRTVPGAALLSPFDPLVWQRDRTEALWGMRYRLEIYVPAPQRVHGYYVLPFLLDEELVARVDLKADRAAGRLLVRALHWETGVDRARAQPALEEELASMADWLGLTRIDLADR, from the coding sequence CTGCGGGCGCACGGGCTGGGAACCCAGCGCTGCCTGGCCGACTACTTCCGGCTGCGGGGGCCCCGGGTCGGGCGCGGGCTCGCCCAGCTCGAGGCGCGCGAGGAGGCCGAGCAGGTCAGGGTGCCGGGCTGGACCGACCGGCCGGTCTGGCGCCAGGTCGGGGCGCGGGTCCCTCGCACGGTGCCCGGGGCCGCTCTGCTCAGCCCGTTCGACCCGCTCGTCTGGCAGCGCGACCGCACCGAGGCGCTGTGGGGGATGCGCTACCGGCTGGAGATCTACGTCCCGGCGCCGCAGCGCGTCCATGGCTACTACGTGCTGCCCTTCCTGCTCGACGAGGAGCTGGTCGCCAGGGTGGACCTCAAGGCCGACCGCGCGGCCGGTCGTCTTCTGGTCCGCGCGCTGCACTGGGAGACCGGTGTCGACCGGGCGCGGGCGCAGCCGGCGCTGGAGGAGGAGCTCGCCTCGATGGCCGACTGGCTGGGGCTGACGAGGATCGACCTCGCCGACCGGTGA
- the hpf gene encoding ribosome hibernation-promoting factor, HPF/YfiA family produces MELIVTGRKKDISERFRRHLEEKLEKVPQLAPRVRRTEVVLTHQANPRQAKEAERCEITCFVGRTVIRAEAAADDEYAAVDLAMTKLTERLRRLHDRRRISRTGKHRPASVAEATFGLPTEPLATTSKDGHHEQPSTEEALDAALQTEGNSPIEIREKVHPSSPMTVGEALSRMELVGHDFFLFHDVDLDRPSVVYRRRGWSYGVLRLDLDGHAPADEDDVADEAGDLDEERDAVAS; encoded by the coding sequence ATGGAACTCATCGTGACCGGTCGCAAGAAGGACATCTCCGAGCGCTTCCGGCGTCATCTCGAGGAGAAGCTCGAGAAGGTCCCGCAGCTGGCGCCGCGGGTACGCCGCACCGAGGTCGTCCTGACCCACCAGGCCAATCCTCGTCAGGCCAAGGAGGCCGAGCGCTGCGAGATCACGTGCTTCGTCGGACGCACCGTGATCCGCGCCGAGGCCGCCGCTGACGACGAGTACGCCGCCGTCGACCTGGCCATGACCAAGCTGACCGAGCGGCTCCGCCGCCTGCACGACAGGCGCCGGATCAGCCGCACCGGCAAGCACCGCCCCGCCTCGGTCGCCGAGGCCACCTTCGGGCTGCCGACCGAGCCGCTGGCCACGACGTCCAAGGACGGGCACCACGAGCAGCCCTCCACCGAGGAGGCCTTGGACGCCGCGCTGCAGACCGAGGGCAACAGCCCCATCGAGATCCGTGAGAAGGTCCACCCCTCCAGCCCGATGACCGTAGGGGAGGCGTTGTCCCGGATGGAGCTGGTCGGGCACGACTTCTTCCTCTTCCACGACGTCGACCTCGACCGTCCCAGCGTCGTCTACCGTCGGCGCGGCTGGTCCTACGGCGTGCTGCGCCTTGACCTGGACGGCCACGCACCGGCTGACGAGGACGATGTCGCCGACGAGGCCGGCGACCTCGACGAGGAGCGGGACGCCGTCGCCTCCTGA
- a CDS encoding LpqB family beta-propeller domain-containing protein, with protein sequence MRHRLTVLLVALVTLLTACSTALPTAPAPRPGLPVDVQPQQDVQHFLSSPQPGASPREIVEGFLRANVGFAADDDVAREFLTPDLASAWVPTADVVVIDATPQLRVTDEGEVTVTAPAAGHIDAEGRLVERTGEVSETFELTRLDGQWRIDGFPEDFGLWLSKPDLDRAFRDTLVYYLSPQQGYFVPEQRWLPRGEGLTTAVARTQLGPVPTYLEGAVRTGASPDVHLAVGAVPVDPVTQLATVNLQGAGLGEDTRRIHDLRAQLGHALLGLSGVAAVELRLDGRSLLPDEGAVNLGSDLGYEDLVRTTQRALLRVGESFTLVDPRPYNLRNLPPSETSGVELPRLGLSWTGVAVTADLSEFAAVSTDRSRLWRWRDGDEAINEGIGDRLTDPSYDVYGGLWIAGDTRGGGPPRVWVVEGRSLNATARLVDVPWIDAAARITDFRVSPEGTRALLVVQRSDGRGQRLLVAGIVRDREGRPTALTSPLEVAPTLVEVGSARWASTSSIVAAARRAQDQRLLPYSVPLGGWLEDLGEQPGLVDVVAVPTGQGYAPVVRTDDGRFHTREGNRGWLRARNGDELIIPGT encoded by the coding sequence ATGAGGCACCGGCTCACCGTGCTCCTCGTCGCGCTGGTCACGCTGCTGACAGCGTGCAGCACCGCGCTGCCCACCGCACCGGCCCCCCGACCGGGGCTGCCCGTGGACGTCCAGCCCCAGCAGGACGTCCAGCACTTCCTGTCCTCGCCGCAGCCCGGCGCCTCCCCGCGGGAGATCGTCGAAGGCTTCCTGCGCGCCAACGTCGGGTTCGCCGCCGACGACGACGTGGCGCGCGAGTTCCTCACGCCGGACCTGGCCAGCGCCTGGGTCCCGACCGCAGACGTCGTCGTCATCGACGCCACGCCGCAGCTGCGCGTGACGGACGAGGGCGAGGTCACGGTCACCGCGCCGGCGGCGGGGCACATCGACGCCGAGGGGCGGCTGGTCGAGCGCACCGGCGAGGTCTCGGAGACCTTCGAGCTGACCAGGCTGGACGGACAGTGGCGCATCGACGGCTTCCCCGAGGACTTCGGCCTGTGGCTGTCCAAGCCGGACCTGGACCGGGCCTTCCGCGACACGCTCGTCTACTACCTCAGTCCGCAGCAGGGCTACTTCGTGCCCGAGCAGCGCTGGCTGCCGCGCGGCGAGGGACTGACCACGGCGGTCGCCCGCACCCAGCTCGGACCGGTGCCGACCTACCTCGAGGGTGCCGTGCGCACCGGCGCCTCCCCGGACGTGCACCTGGCGGTCGGGGCCGTCCCCGTCGACCCCGTCACCCAGCTCGCGACCGTCAACCTGCAGGGTGCCGGGCTCGGCGAGGACACCCGGCGGATCCACGACCTGCGCGCCCAGCTGGGGCACGCGCTGCTCGGTCTGTCGGGCGTCGCGGCCGTCGAGCTGCGCCTCGACGGGCGCAGCCTGCTGCCGGACGAGGGCGCGGTCAACCTCGGTTCCGACCTGGGCTACGAGGACCTGGTCCGCACCACCCAGCGAGCCCTGCTCAGGGTCGGCGAGTCCTTCACGCTGGTGGACCCTCGCCCCTACAACCTGCGCAACCTGCCGCCGAGCGAGACCAGCGGCGTGGAGCTGCCGCGGCTGGGTCTGAGCTGGACCGGGGTGGCGGTCACCGCCGACCTCTCCGAGTTCGCCGCCGTCTCCACCGACCGGAGCCGGCTGTGGCGGTGGCGCGACGGGGACGAGGCCATCAACGAGGGGATCGGGGACCGGCTCACCGACCCCAGCTACGACGTCTACGGCGGGCTGTGGATCGCCGGGGACACCCGGGGCGGCGGCCCGCCGCGGGTGTGGGTGGTCGAGGGACGTTCCCTCAACGCGACCGCCCGGCTGGTGGACGTGCCGTGGATCGACGCCGCCGCGCGCATCACCGACTTCCGGGTCTCACCGGAGGGCACGCGGGCGCTGCTGGTGGTGCAGCGCAGCGACGGTCGCGGTCAGCGCCTCCTCGTGGCCGGCATCGTTCGGGACCGCGAGGGCCGCCCGACCGCGCTCACCTCGCCGCTGGAGGTGGCGCCCACGCTCGTCGAGGTCGGCTCGGCCCGCTGGGCCTCGACGTCCTCCATCGTGGCGGCCGCCCGCCGTGCCCAGGACCAGCGGCTCCTGCCCTACAGCGTGCCCCTGGGCGGCTGGCTGGAGGACCTGGGCGAACAGCCGGGCCTGGTGGACGTGGTGGCGGTCCCGACCGGCCAGGGCTACGCACCGGTGGTCCGCACCGACGACGGCCGGTTCCACACCCGCGAAGGAAACCGAGGCTGGCTGCGCGCCCGCAACGGGGACGAGCTGATCATCCCCGGCACCTGA
- a CDS encoding ComF family protein — MSWRPWEDVLALVELAAPTQCAGCDRPQSRWCGRCDRELLRARPGRWSPTPCPPGLPPTWSGPAYDGVVRQAVVAWKDAGRADLTAVLAPVLRGVLSAALEGSPEHRADLAAGHPVLVLPAPSGRGSTRRRGEHRVRALALAAVGPARSRLPVLDGLRLARAVVDQAGLGADDRARNLCGAVRVRDRLVSRLQGRPCVLVDDVVTTGATLQECARALRAAGCGPVVAVTLAATRRHTRSVGPDGPTASTDSHAAPLQNVRGAD; from the coding sequence ATGTCGTGGCGCCCGTGGGAGGACGTGCTCGCCCTCGTGGAGCTTGCGGCGCCGACGCAGTGCGCCGGCTGCGACCGTCCGCAGAGCCGGTGGTGCGGACGGTGCGACAGGGAGCTCCTGCGCGCACGACCGGGTAGGTGGTCGCCGACGCCGTGCCCGCCCGGGCTGCCGCCGACCTGGTCGGGGCCGGCCTACGACGGCGTCGTGCGACAGGCCGTCGTGGCCTGGAAGGACGCGGGCCGCGCCGACCTCACAGCGGTGCTGGCACCGGTGCTGCGCGGGGTGCTGAGCGCCGCGCTCGAGGGCTCGCCGGAGCACCGTGCCGACCTGGCGGCGGGCCACCCGGTCCTCGTGCTCCCGGCGCCGTCGGGACGGGGAAGCACCCGGCGGCGCGGCGAGCACCGCGTGCGCGCCCTGGCGCTGGCCGCCGTCGGCCCGGCCCGGTCACGGCTGCCGGTCCTCGACGGGCTGCGGCTGGCGCGCGCGGTCGTCGACCAGGCCGGGCTCGGGGCCGACGACCGCGCGCGCAACCTCTGCGGGGCGGTGCGGGTGCGCGACCGACTGGTGTCCCGGCTGCAGGGACGTCCGTGCGTGCTCGTCGACGACGTGGTCACGACCGGCGCGACCCTGCAGGAGTGCGCCCGCGCACTACGCGCGGCCGGCTGCGGACCGGTCGTGGCCGTCACGCTCGCGGCGACCAGACGGCATACCCGGAGCGTCGGTCCGGACGGTCCGACGGCGTCCACGGACTCGCACGCGGCCCCCCTGCAGAACGTCAGAGGTGCGGACTAG
- a CDS encoding ExeM/NucH family extracellular endonuclease yields MRHSSRPRTGVAVAGAVALLASVLTPIAATAADGDVFISEIHYDNASTDVGEAIEVQAPVGSDLTGWSVVLYNGDNGAVYDTDALTGTVPDAGVVVVNYPENGIQNGAPDGIALVDAAGGVVEFLSYEGTMTALGGPADGRTSTDIGVQEGSSTPVGHSLQKIDGVWTGPATSSFGMINGGGGGADPGPVSAFISEIHYDNASTDVGEAIEVQAPVGSDLTGWSVVLYNGDNGAVYDTDALTGTVPDAGVVVVNYPENGIQNGAPDGIALVDAAGNVVEFLSYEGTMTALGGPADGRTSTDIGVQEGSSTPVGHSLQKIAGVWTGPIAATFGIRNSEGGGEDPGDPGAQVCDVTDLTLVGAVQGSGASTPMPGASVTVRGTVVGYFPDFKGFFLQDDGDTDPATSDGIFVFTDGPADVSVGDEVAVTGTAKEAFTVTQLADPSYEVCASETQLPEPTEVTMPLVDHEPYESMYITFPQDLAIQEYYGYGRYGEIVLGLGDDMLRQYQPTAVYEPGSAEAAALAEYNAANRITLDDGLSGQNPAFLRHPNGEAFTLDNRFRGGDLVTDATGVLDYRFNLWRIQPTEGATYTAANPRPAVPEVGGTTTVGSFNVLNYFTTLTSQDPNARGADTPEEFARQQAKIVAAINAMDADVVGLIEIENNGDVAVSALVEALNAAAGEDRWDYVPTGKIGTDAITTAFIYQPELVEPVGDFAILDSTVDARFLDDKNRPALAQTFADLENDGQVTVVVNHLKSKGSACDDVGDPQDPDGQGNCNLTRTNAADALGDWANGDPTETGTDDVLIIGDLNSYDKEDPIDALKADGFSDLLLEHVGEFAYSYVFDGMLGYLDYAMASASLDDKVTGAQAWHINADEPSVLDYDMSFKPPAQDVLWAPDAYRSSDHDPVLVGLELGVVAPPSVEVDRWGGDDRYGTAAKVAEQFGEVNTVYVASGLAAADALVGASPAANGLLPEGMAGMASAPDGSAAPVLLTRTDRLPAATASLLEAISPADIVLLGGTSAVNASVETELQQYGDVVRVPGQDRYDTAAMLADLFDPAGQDVVFLAAGNQGAFADALTGSAAAGSLGSPVLLTRTDRLPAATADALVEMDPSRVVVLGGESAVTDAVLDQVRAAVDSDIERIFGDDRYQTAIAVSTRFVESSDVVLVASGRKFPDALTGAAYAGAVDAPVLLTRPDELPAGLLAELDRLAPSRVVVLGGTTAVSSEVQQALEDWAAQP; encoded by the coding sequence ATGAGGCATTCCTCCCGGCCAAGAACGGGCGTCGCGGTGGCAGGAGCGGTAGCGCTCCTGGCCAGCGTTCTGACCCCGATCGCGGCGACCGCCGCAGACGGCGACGTCTTCATCAGTGAGATCCACTACGACAACGCCAGCACCGACGTCGGTGAGGCGATCGAGGTGCAGGCCCCGGTCGGTTCGGACCTGACCGGCTGGTCGGTCGTGCTCTACAACGGGGACAACGGCGCCGTCTACGACACCGACGCCCTCACCGGCACCGTGCCGGACGCAGGGGTGGTGGTCGTCAACTACCCGGAGAACGGGATCCAGAACGGCGCGCCGGACGGCATCGCCCTGGTGGACGCCGCAGGCGGAGTGGTGGAGTTCCTCTCCTACGAGGGCACCATGACCGCGCTCGGCGGGCCGGCCGACGGCCGGACGAGCACCGACATCGGCGTCCAGGAGGGTTCGTCGACACCGGTCGGCCACTCGCTGCAGAAGATCGACGGCGTCTGGACCGGCCCGGCAACCTCCAGCTTCGGCATGATCAACGGGGGTGGAGGAGGGGCCGACCCGGGGCCCGTCTCCGCGTTCATCAGCGAGATCCACTACGACAACGCCAGCACCGACGTCGGTGAGGCGATCGAGGTGCAGGCCCCGGTCGGTTCGGACCTGACCGGCTGGTCGGTCGTGCTCTACAACGGGGACAACGGCGCCGTCTACGACACCGACGCCCTCACCGGCACCGTGCCGGACGCAGGGGTGGTGGTCGTCAACTACCCGGAGAACGGGATCCAGAACGGCGCGCCGGACGGCATCGCCCTGGTGGACGCCGCCGGCAACGTGGTCGAGTTCCTCTCCTACGAGGGCACCATGACCGCGCTCGGCGGGCCGGCCGACGGCCGGACGAGCACCGACATCGGCGTCCAGGAGGGTTCGTCGACACCGGTCGGCCACTCGCTGCAGAAGATCGCCGGCGTCTGGACCGGCCCGATCGCCGCGACCTTCGGCATCCGCAACTCGGAGGGCGGCGGCGAAGACCCCGGAGACCCCGGCGCCCAGGTGTGTGACGTCACGGACCTGACGCTCGTCGGCGCGGTCCAGGGCAGCGGGGCCTCCACGCCGATGCCTGGCGCGTCGGTGACCGTGCGCGGCACGGTCGTGGGGTACTTCCCCGACTTCAAGGGCTTCTTCCTCCAGGACGACGGTGACACCGACCCCGCCACCTCGGACGGCATCTTCGTCTTCACCGACGGTCCGGCTGACGTCTCGGTCGGTGACGAGGTCGCCGTGACCGGGACCGCCAAGGAAGCTTTCACCGTGACCCAGCTCGCCGACCCCAGCTACGAGGTCTGCGCGTCGGAGACGCAGCTGCCGGAGCCGACCGAGGTGACGATGCCGCTGGTCGACCACGAGCCGTACGAGAGCATGTACATCACCTTCCCCCAGGACCTGGCGATCCAGGAGTACTACGGCTACGGCCGGTACGGCGAGATCGTCCTCGGTCTCGGCGACGACATGCTGCGGCAGTACCAGCCGACCGCCGTCTACGAGCCCGGCTCGGCCGAGGCGGCCGCCCTGGCGGAGTACAACGCCGCCAACCGGATCACCCTGGACGACGGGCTGAGCGGCCAGAACCCGGCCTTCCTGCGGCACCCGAACGGTGAGGCATTCACCCTGGACAACCGCTTCCGCGGCGGGGACCTGGTGACCGACGCGACCGGCGTGCTGGACTACCGCTTCAACCTGTGGCGGATCCAACCCACCGAGGGCGCGACCTACACCGCGGCCAACCCGCGACCTGCCGTCCCGGAGGTCGGCGGCACCACGACCGTGGGGTCGTTCAACGTGCTGAACTACTTCACCACCCTGACCTCGCAGGACCCGAACGCGCGCGGTGCGGACACGCCGGAGGAGTTCGCGCGTCAGCAGGCCAAGATCGTCGCTGCCATCAACGCCATGGACGCCGACGTCGTCGGCCTGATCGAGATCGAGAACAACGGCGACGTCGCGGTCAGCGCCCTCGTCGAGGCGCTCAACGCGGCCGCCGGTGAGGACCGCTGGGACTACGTGCCCACGGGCAAGATCGGCACCGACGCCATCACCACGGCGTTCATCTACCAGCCCGAGCTGGTGGAGCCGGTCGGTGACTTCGCGATCCTCGACTCCACCGTCGACGCACGCTTCCTGGACGACAAGAACCGGCCGGCGCTCGCGCAGACCTTCGCCGATCTGGAGAACGACGGACAGGTCACCGTGGTCGTCAACCACCTGAAGTCCAAGGGCTCGGCCTGCGACGACGTCGGTGACCCGCAGGACCCGGACGGCCAGGGCAACTGCAACCTCACCAGGACGAACGCGGCCGACGCCCTCGGCGACTGGGCGAACGGCGACCCGACGGAGACCGGCACCGACGACGTGCTGATCATCGGCGACCTGAACTCCTACGACAAGGAGGACCCGATCGACGCCCTGAAGGCAGACGGCTTCTCCGACCTGCTCCTGGAGCACGTGGGTGAGTTCGCCTACAGCTACGTCTTCGACGGCATGCTCGGCTACCTGGACTACGCCATGGCCAGCGCGTCGCTCGACGACAAGGTCACCGGAGCGCAGGCGTGGCACATCAACGCCGACGAGCCCAGCGTCCTGGACTACGACATGTCGTTCAAGCCGCCGGCTCAGGACGTCCTCTGGGCGCCGGACGCCTACCGGTCCAGCGACCACGACCCGGTCCTGGTCGGGCTAGAGCTGGGCGTGGTCGCCCCGCCCTCGGTCGAGGTCGACCGTTGGGGCGGCGACGACCGCTACGGAACGGCCGCGAAGGTCGCCGAGCAGTTCGGCGAAGTCAACACGGTCTACGTGGCGTCCGGCCTGGCCGCCGCGGACGCGCTCGTGGGCGCCTCGCCGGCCGCCAACGGACTGCTCCCCGAGGGCATGGCCGGCATGGCCAGCGCTCCCGACGGCTCGGCTGCGCCGGTCCTGCTGACCAGGACCGACCGGCTGCCTGCCGCCACGGCCTCGCTGCTCGAGGCGATCAGCCCGGCCGACATCGTGCTGCTCGGCGGGACCTCCGCGGTGAACGCCTCGGTCGAGACCGAGCTCCAGCAGTACGGCGACGTCGTCCGGGTGCCGGGTCAGGACCGGTACGACACCGCGGCGATGCTCGCTGACCTGTTCGACCCGGCCGGTCAGGACGTGGTCTTCCTGGCCGCGGGCAACCAGGGTGCCTTCGCCGATGCGCTCACGGGCTCGGCGGCGGCCGGCAGCCTCGGCAGCCCGGTGCTGCTGACCCGCACCGACCGACTCCCTGCCGCGACGGCGGACGCCCTGGTCGAGATGGACCCCTCGCGGGTGGTCGTCCTCGGTGGCGAGTCGGCGGTGACGGACGCGGTCCTGGACCAGGTCCGCGCCGCCGTCGACTCCGACATCGAGCGGATCTTCGGAGATGACCGCTACCAGACGGCAATCGCTGTCTCCACGAGGTTCGTGGAGTCCAGCGACGTGGTCCTGGTGGCCTCGGGCCGGAAGTTCCCCGACGCCCTGACGGGTGCGGCCTACGCCGGTGCGGTCGATGCGCCGGTGCTGCTGACCCGACCGGATGAGCTGCCGGCCGGCCTGCTGGCCGAGCTCGACCGGCTGGCTCCGAGCCGGGTCGTGGTTCTCGGCGGGACGACAGCCGTCTCCTCCGAGGTCCAGCAGGCGCTGGAGGACTGGGCCGCACAACCCTGA
- the mtrB gene encoding MtrAB system histidine kinase MtrB, which produces MASVTRPAIPDPAPERDGADGADGASPVRPRPGDDASSSPLRGLFEWWEHSLRVRVITTTVLVGLALAALLGTVLFHQVAEGLVDQAVDNAERDASQQVALAQDAFDSTDRRDDAGLTVTANDQVQAMAGGNPEEGRRVLLWPALDNDRDSPVQGMGVGGVNVGDLPESLREALVRDPANQQVVVVPMELAGLEGPVTSVVVGSRISLLRAGAYDVFLVYPMVREQETLDLLRQLFVAAGLGLVLLVAGVGWLATRMVTRPVEEAAAVSQQLALGHLDERLPVKGTDELAQLATSFNTMADSIQLQIRELRSLSRLQQRFVSDVSHELRTPLTTIRMAGEMLHASRGDFTLPVARSAELLQQELDRFEELLNELLEISRYDSGAAVLERHPEDLVAVVHGAVEGVKTLAARLGTRLDVHLPAEPVIVRMDGRRVSRILRNLLANAIEHSESRPVVVTVAAEDQVVAVSVRDHGIGLDEQQQAHVFDRFWRADPSRDRTTGGTGLGLAIAQEDARVHGGWLQVGSAPGEGTCFRLVLPRGATYVVAEPPPPVGPPPPAGEPTGDDRVPPVVLALASRDKGEV; this is translated from the coding sequence GTGGCGTCGGTTACAAGGCCGGCCATCCCTGACCCCGCCCCCGAGCGGGACGGCGCGGACGGCGCGGACGGGGCGTCGCCGGTGCGGCCCCGTCCCGGGGACGACGCGTCGTCCTCCCCGCTGCGCGGGCTGTTCGAGTGGTGGGAGCACTCCCTGCGGGTGCGCGTCATCACCACGACGGTCCTGGTCGGGCTGGCGCTGGCCGCGCTGCTCGGCACCGTCCTGTTCCACCAGGTCGCCGAGGGACTGGTCGACCAGGCGGTGGACAACGCCGAACGCGACGCCTCCCAGCAGGTGGCGCTGGCCCAGGACGCCTTCGACTCCACCGACCGCCGCGACGACGCCGGCCTGACCGTGACCGCCAACGACCAGGTGCAGGCGATGGCCGGCGGCAACCCGGAGGAGGGGCGCCGGGTGCTGCTCTGGCCCGCCCTCGACAACGACCGGGACAGCCCCGTGCAGGGGATGGGCGTGGGCGGCGTCAACGTCGGGGACCTTCCCGAGAGCCTGCGGGAGGCGCTCGTGCGGGACCCGGCCAACCAGCAGGTGGTGGTGGTGCCGATGGAGCTCGCCGGCCTGGAGGGTCCGGTGACCTCGGTCGTCGTCGGCTCGCGCATCAGCCTGCTGCGCGCAGGCGCCTACGACGTGTTCCTCGTCTACCCGATGGTGCGCGAGCAGGAGACCCTCGACCTGCTGCGCCAGCTCTTCGTCGCGGCCGGCCTGGGTCTGGTGCTGCTCGTCGCCGGCGTCGGCTGGCTGGCCACCCGGATGGTGACGCGGCCGGTGGAGGAGGCGGCCGCCGTCTCCCAGCAGCTGGCGCTCGGTCACCTCGACGAGCGGCTGCCGGTCAAGGGCACCGACGAGCTGGCCCAGCTGGCCACCTCGTTCAACACGATGGCCGACTCGATCCAGCTGCAGATCCGCGAGCTGCGCTCGCTGTCGCGGCTGCAGCAGCGCTTCGTCTCCGACGTCTCCCACGAGCTGCGCACCCCGCTGACCACGATCCGGATGGCGGGGGAGATGCTGCACGCCTCCCGAGGCGACTTCACGCTGCCGGTGGCCCGCTCGGCCGAGCTGCTGCAGCAGGAGCTCGACCGCTTCGAGGAGCTGCTCAACGAGCTGCTGGAGATCAGCAGGTACGACTCGGGAGCCGCTGTCCTGGAGCGCCACCCCGAGGACCTCGTCGCCGTCGTGCACGGTGCGGTCGAGGGCGTGAAGACGCTGGCCGCTCGTCTGGGCACGCGCCTCGACGTGCACCTGCCCGCCGAGCCGGTGATCGTCCGCATGGACGGCCGCCGTGTCTCGCGCATCCTGCGCAACCTGCTCGCCAACGCGATCGAGCACAGCGAGAGCCGGCCGGTCGTGGTCACCGTCGCCGCCGAGGATCAGGTGGTGGCGGTGAGCGTGCGCGACCACGGCATCGGCCTGGACGAGCAGCAGCAGGCGCACGTCTTCGACCGCTTCTGGCGGGCCGACCCCTCCCGCGACCGGACGACCGGTGGCACCGGGCTGGGCCTGGCGATCGCCCAGGAGGACGCTCGGGTCCACGGCGGGTGGCTGCAGGTCGGCAGCGCGCCGGGGGAGGGCACCTGCTTCCGCCTCGTGCTGCCGCGAGGGGCGACCTACGTCGTCGCCGAGCCACCGCCGCCGGTCGGTCCGCCGCCCCCCGCGGGCGAGCCCACCGGCGACGACCGGGTGCCCCCCGTCGTGCTCGCGCTCGCGTCCCGGGACAAGGGGGAGGTATGA
- the mtrA gene encoding MtrAB system response regulator MtrA, with protein MAPSVLVVDDDQALAEMLGIVLRKEGYDVATCGDGGRALAMFRELRPDLVLLDVMLPTMDGIEVARQLRIDSGVPIVMLTARTDTKDVVAGLEAGADDYVVKPFKPQELLARIRARLRRVDRGQDGRLQVGDVVIDVAGHEVSRGTETIPLTPLEFDLLVALASKPTQVFDRESLLEQVWGYRHAGDTRLVNVHVQRLRSKIEKDPENPQIVVTVRGVGYKAGHP; from the coding sequence GTGGCCCCCAGCGTGCTCGTCGTCGACGACGACCAGGCCCTCGCCGAGATGCTCGGCATCGTGCTGCGCAAGGAGGGCTACGACGTGGCCACCTGCGGCGACGGCGGGCGGGCGCTCGCGATGTTCCGCGAGCTGCGCCCGGACCTCGTGCTGCTCGACGTCATGCTGCCCACGATGGACGGCATCGAGGTGGCCCGCCAGCTGCGCATCGACTCGGGCGTGCCCATCGTGATGCTCACCGCCCGCACCGACACCAAGGACGTGGTGGCGGGGCTCGAGGCCGGAGCCGACGACTACGTGGTCAAGCCGTTCAAGCCCCAGGAGCTGCTCGCCCGCATCCGGGCCCGGCTGCGACGGGTCGACCGCGGCCAGGACGGCCGGCTCCAGGTCGGCGACGTCGTCATCGACGTCGCGGGCCACGAGGTGTCCCGTGGCACCGAGACGATCCCCCTGACGCCGCTGGAGTTCGACCTGCTCGTCGCCCTGGCGAGCAAGCCGACGCAGGTCTTCGACCGCGAGTCGCTGCTGGAGCAGGTATGGGGCTACCGGCACGCCGGCGACACCCGCCTGGTCAACGTGCACGTGCAGCGTCTGCGCTCCAAGATCGAGAAGGACCCCGAGAACCCCCAGATCGTGGTGACCGTGCGTGGCGTCGGTTACAAGGCCGGCCATCCCTGA